One Methanobacterium alcaliphilum DNA segment encodes these proteins:
- a CDS encoding LUD domain-containing protein — protein sequence MDKKELKTMRSSFQKLDERRIEILHDPRIHSLMEKVSKIRKDSIDNMEELLEISKIKFQDNGIEFTYAETAEDARNIIYQLVKGYSIIAKSKSNTVGEIGLSQFLKEKDIDIVETDLGDRIVQLNYKDQRPAHPIGPALHLNIDKIAEIIHDTLGVEVEAEPRAIMELIKQDVLKELELCSVGITGANSVAAEDGSLIIVHNEGNISLLSMMDTHIIVVGIDKLVPTIEDAISVVKLETAYATGTYLPSYMNIISGPSKTADIEKRLLKDMYGAKKVIVVMIDNGRSKALKECLWCIGCGSCIVACPVYNAVGNEFGFRGYLGGRGTAISKFLESDESSYNNGLFMCTLCGLCTLECPVSTPTSDIIEKLRFSVQKSGFYPKIHTQISENIKKEGSPFKKE from the coding sequence ATGGATAAAAAAGAACTGAAAACCATGCGAAGTTCATTCCAGAAATTAGATGAAAGAAGAATAGAAATACTGCATGACCCTCGCATTCACAGTTTAATGGAAAAAGTCTCGAAAATAAGGAAAGATTCTATAGATAATATGGAAGAACTCCTGGAAATATCAAAAATCAAATTCCAAGATAACGGTATCGAATTTACTTATGCTGAAACTGCTGAAGATGCGAGAAATATAATTTACCAACTGGTTAAAGGTTATTCCATAATTGCCAAATCCAAATCTAATACTGTTGGAGAAATAGGTCTTTCGCAGTTTTTAAAAGAAAAAGATATTGATATTGTAGAAACAGACCTGGGAGATAGAATAGTTCAGCTTAATTATAAAGATCAACGACCAGCACACCCCATAGGTCCTGCTTTACATTTAAATATTGATAAAATAGCCGAAATTATTCATGATACCCTTGGTGTGGAAGTTGAAGCTGAACCACGAGCCATTATGGAATTAATAAAACAAGATGTCTTAAAAGAACTGGAGTTATGTTCTGTGGGGATTACTGGGGCAAATTCAGTTGCGGCTGAAGATGGATCATTAATTATAGTACATAACGAGGGAAATATCAGTCTACTTTCCATGATGGATACTCATATCATTGTAGTTGGAATAGATAAATTGGTTCCCACTATAGAAGACGCAATTTCTGTAGTTAAATTAGAAACAGCTTATGCCACAGGCACTTATTTGCCATCATATATGAACATTATTTCAGGACCTTCTAAAACTGCAGATATTGAAAAAAGGCTCCTTAAAGATATGTACGGTGCTAAAAAAGTTATTGTGGTTATGATTGATAACGGCCGTAGCAAAGCTTTAAAAGAATGTTTATGGTGTATTGGTTGTGGTAGCTGTATTGTAGCATGCCCCGTTTACAATGCTGTAGGGAATGAATTCGGTTTTAGAGGATATTTAGGTGGTAGGGGAACTGCTATAAGCAAATTTCTGGAAAGTGATGAATCCAGTTATAATAACGGACTTTTTATGTGTACTCTTTGTGGTTTATGTACCCTAGAATGTCCAGTAAGCACTCCTACTTCAGATATAATAGAAAAATTGCGTTTTTCAGTTCAAAAATCAGGTTTTTATCCAAAAATTCATACCCAAATTAGTGAAAATATAAAAAAAGAAGGTAGCCCCTTTAAAAAGGAATAG